One stretch of Pradoshia sp. D12 DNA includes these proteins:
- the qoxA gene encoding cytochrome aa3 quinol oxidase subunit II, with protein MKKKWTLFSMSFAAIFALAGCNPLMVLNPKGPQAKIQSDTIIFSMIVMAFILVVVYALFIYMIVKYRASKQPVDYVPPYEKGNKWLEIIWTAIPIIIVVVLSVVTVITTFQVESTPAGYEDEEPLVIYASSSNWKWHFSYPEEGIETVNYVNIPTDREIEFRLYSFGPITSFWVPQLAGQKYAMSDMVTTLRIVADEPGSYFGRNANFSGEGFAQMEFETLAMSPEEFDSWVDEVQKTAEPLTEKEFNKLLDMEVMGRATYSSTHLDFSPAPVWPFHESNDDATDGTDTETNEHNHE; from the coding sequence ATGAAGAAGAAATGGACTTTATTCAGTATGTCTTTTGCTGCTATATTCGCACTGGCAGGTTGTAACCCTTTAATGGTACTGAATCCAAAAGGGCCACAAGCAAAAATTCAATCCGATACGATTATTTTTTCTATGATCGTGATGGCTTTTATTTTAGTGGTTGTTTACGCTCTTTTTATCTATATGATTGTGAAATATCGAGCATCTAAACAGCCCGTAGACTATGTACCGCCATATGAAAAAGGAAATAAGTGGCTTGAAATTATATGGACTGCCATCCCTATCATTATAGTAGTCGTACTTTCAGTTGTTACGGTCATCACCACTTTTCAGGTGGAAAGTACACCAGCTGGATATGAAGACGAAGAGCCTTTAGTGATTTATGCATCTTCTTCCAACTGGAAATGGCATTTCAGCTATCCCGAAGAAGGAATCGAAACAGTCAATTATGTCAACATTCCAACAGATCGGGAGATTGAATTCCGTTTATATTCTTTTGGACCAATCACTAGCTTTTGGGTTCCCCAGCTGGCAGGTCAAAAATACGCAATGAGCGATATGGTAACTACATTACGAATCGTTGCAGACGAACCAGGTTCCTATTTTGGAAGAAACGCCAACTTTAGTGGAGAAGGCTTTGCACAAATGGAGTTCGAAACATTAGCCATGTCTCCAGAAGAATTTGATAGCTGGGTAGATGAGGTCCAAAAAACTGCCGAACCTTTAACTGAGAAGGAATTTAACAAACTGCTTGATATGGAAGTAATGGGCAGAGCCACTTACTCTTCCACACACCTTGATTTCAGTCCGGCTCCTGTATGGCCATTCCATGAAAGCAATGATGATGCTACAGATGGAACAGATACAGAAACGAACGAACATAATCATGAATAA
- a CDS encoding BA3454 family stress response protein codes for MVNVTVLIDFMGKNYQTNVLAPRDTDESEIRQLAYEQVRKQWTPETK; via the coding sequence ATGGTAAATGTTACAGTATTAATAGATTTCATGGGGAAAAACTATCAAACAAATGTCCTTGCACCAAGAGACACTGATGAATCAGAAATCAGACAGTTAGCCTATGAACAAGTCCGTAAGCAATGGACACCGGAAACTAAATAA
- a CDS encoding DUF948 domain-containing protein: protein MIIVWISLAIIVGSIVYLGIYAFRTFKESTPTINEIQATVTRIQQQTDSIKHETDRLTGKQQAIMSDVEYKKSAINYPINQAKGILPSAKKLWKSTPVAKLISNK, encoded by the coding sequence ATGATCATCGTTTGGATTAGTTTAGCTATTATCGTTGGATCAATTGTATATCTCGGTATATATGCTTTTCGAACGTTCAAAGAATCAACACCTACAATTAATGAGATACAAGCAACTGTTACGCGAATACAACAACAAACGGATAGCATTAAACATGAAACAGATCGTTTAACAGGAAAGCAACAAGCAATCATGAGTGATGTTGAATATAAAAAAAGCGCCATTAATTATCCAATCAATCAGGCAAAGGGAATTCTCCCTTCTGCAAAAAAATTATGGAAAAGTACACCTGTGGCAAAACTAATCTCAAATAAATAA
- the qoxB gene encoding cytochrome aa3 quinol oxidase subunit I, producing the protein MKWDEFFVTGDPLIYGAMVSIVVAMLAIIIYLTYTKRYGWLWREWLTTVDHKRIGIMYILAAFLMLFRGGVDALMLRLQLATPNMTFLESQHYNEVFSTHGVIMILFMAMPFVLGVMNIVVPLQIGARDVAFPALNAISFWLFFVGAMLYNLSFVIGGSPDAGWSAYFPLASNEFSPTVGHNYYAIALQLSGLGTLMTGINFIVTIIKMRAPGMSIWKMPMFTWSALITCIIILFAFPTFTVSLAQMMFDRLFGTQFFSTTNGGMDMLWANNFWIWGHPEVYIVILPAFGIFSDVISTFARKNLYGYKSMVYSMIAISLLSFLVWTHHFYTMGHNATVNSIFAIATMAISVPTGIKIFNWLFTLRKGKIVFPTAMLFSLAFIPIFTIGGVTGVMLAMSSADYQYHNTMFLVAHFHYVLIPGTVFGMVAGTYYWFPKVFGFRLNEKIGKISFWLIAIFFNVTFLPLFYLGLDGMARRMYTYSEATGYGPLNLTASIGAVGLAIGFGLIIYNIIYSAFKSPRDKHADPWDARTLEWSIPSPAPFYNFAVMPNVKDVDPLWYSKINNEPLYEDEIKPIHMPSNTGKPAIMGIFFFLSGFCLVFSWWIPAIIFGIGVFITMAAKSFERDPGYYVSVEEIEGTEKVLRGEKL; encoded by the coding sequence ATGAAATGGGATGAATTCTTTGTTACAGGCGATCCGCTTATCTATGGTGCTATGGTTAGCATTGTTGTTGCCATGTTGGCAATCATTATCTATCTGACCTATACCAAAAGATATGGATGGCTGTGGCGTGAATGGTTAACTACAGTAGACCACAAACGTATTGGGATCATGTATATCCTTGCTGCGTTCCTTATGTTATTTCGCGGTGGCGTTGACGCATTAATGCTGCGTTTGCAGCTTGCAACTCCAAATATGACATTCCTGGAGTCACAGCATTACAATGAAGTTTTCTCTACTCACGGAGTTATTATGATTCTTTTTATGGCTATGCCATTTGTATTGGGAGTCATGAATATCGTTGTTCCTTTACAAATTGGAGCTCGTGACGTTGCCTTTCCGGCACTCAACGCTATCAGCTTTTGGTTATTCTTTGTCGGAGCTATGCTTTACAATCTATCGTTTGTTATTGGCGGATCTCCAGATGCAGGTTGGAGTGCCTACTTCCCTTTGGCAAGTAATGAATTCAGTCCGACTGTCGGACACAATTATTATGCAATTGCTCTTCAATTATCCGGTCTTGGTACATTAATGACGGGCATTAATTTTATCGTAACCATTATCAAAATGAGAGCTCCGGGTATGTCTATTTGGAAAATGCCAATGTTCACTTGGTCTGCATTAATCACATGTATCATTATTTTGTTTGCGTTCCCGACATTTACTGTGTCACTTGCACAAATGATGTTTGACCGACTTTTTGGAACACAATTTTTCTCAACCACCAATGGCGGTATGGATATGCTTTGGGCAAACAACTTTTGGATTTGGGGACATCCTGAAGTATACATTGTTATATTGCCAGCTTTCGGTATTTTCAGCGATGTCATTTCTACTTTCGCACGTAAAAATCTATACGGCTATAAATCAATGGTCTACAGTATGATTGCCATCTCATTGCTATCATTCCTTGTATGGACCCATCACTTCTATACAATGGGCCACAATGCAACGGTTAATAGCATATTTGCGATTGCTACGATGGCTATTTCTGTACCAACCGGTATTAAGATTTTCAACTGGCTGTTTACTCTACGAAAAGGGAAAATTGTATTCCCTACAGCCATGCTATTCTCGCTGGCCTTTATACCGATTTTTACAATCGGTGGTGTAACGGGCGTTATGCTCGCAATGTCAAGTGCGGATTACCAGTACCATAATACAATGTTCCTAGTCGCCCATTTCCATTATGTATTAATTCCGGGTACTGTCTTTGGAATGGTTGCAGGTACTTATTATTGGTTCCCGAAAGTTTTCGGTTTCCGCTTAAATGAAAAAATCGGAAAAATTAGTTTTTGGCTGATTGCGATATTCTTTAATGTAACATTCCTGCCTCTATTCTATTTAGGTCTGGATGGTATGGCGCGCCGGATGTATACCTATTCTGAAGCGACAGGCTATGGCCCACTGAATCTCACTGCAAGTATTGGAGCCGTAGGGTTAGCAATCGGCTTTGGATTAATTATCTATAATATCATCTATAGTGCATTCAAAAGTCCTCGTGACAAACATGCGGATCCATGGGATGCACGTACATTGGAATGGTCAATTCCAAGTCCGGCACCATTCTATAATTTTGCGGTTATGCCAAACGTTAAGGACGTCGACCCTTTATGGTATTCCAAAATTAATAATGAACCGCTTTACGAAGATGAAATAAAGCCTATTCACATGCCAAGCAATACAGGAAAACCAGCCATTATGGGTATATTCTTCTTTCTCTCTGGTTTTTGCCTAGTATTCAGTTGGTGGATTCCAGCTATTATATTTGGGATTGGTGTATTTATCACAATGGCTGCTAAATCCTTTGAACGAGATCCTGGCTATTATGTTTCTGTAGAGGAAATAGAAGGAACTGAAAAAGTACTGCGAGGTGAAAAACTATGA
- a CDS encoding HAD family hydrolase encodes MSVLLFDLDGTLVETTRLSIPIIHAEIKNYPHLKVPNPKKIQSAFGLPHKEFWELLTPDATEQEVRMISERSEKELLESLKTENVLLPYAREVLTELKRRGHILSTASNCSTAYLNEILNSQQIKDLFYEPLCIERVGGRKKKDILLAHFQHLNKSDAFMIGDRSSDIEAAKAHHVPAIACHFGYAEDGELEDADYHIYCLKDLLEIFN; translated from the coding sequence TTGTCTGTATTGTTATTTGATCTCGATGGTACATTAGTTGAGACAACGAGATTAAGTATACCTATTATTCATGCGGAAATCAAGAATTATCCACACCTAAAGGTCCCTAATCCTAAAAAGATTCAATCTGCGTTTGGTTTACCTCATAAAGAGTTTTGGGAGCTTTTAACACCTGATGCCACCGAACAGGAAGTAAGAATGATTTCTGAGCGTTCAGAGAAAGAATTACTGGAAAGCTTAAAAACTGAAAATGTACTGCTTCCCTATGCCAGAGAAGTGTTAACTGAACTAAAAAGAAGAGGGCATATTTTATCAACAGCAAGTAATTGTTCAACTGCATATTTAAATGAAATACTAAATTCACAGCAAATTAAAGATTTATTTTATGAGCCTCTGTGTATTGAAAGGGTCGGCGGCCGTAAGAAAAAGGATATTTTGTTAGCGCACTTTCAACATTTAAATAAATCTGATGCTTTTATGATAGGAGATCGTTCGTCTGACATTGAGGCGGCAAAAGCGCATCATGTACCAGCTATAGCTTGTCACTTTGGATATGCTGAGGATGGTGAACTGGAGGATGCGGATTACCATATTTATTGTTTGAAAGATTTATTAGAGATATTCAACTAA
- a CDS encoding VOC family protein: MILGLHHAQITIPKGYETEGKHFYCRILGLVEKEKPASLRGRGGFWVSVGDQDVHVGTEDGIDRLKTKAHLAYIVEDLSYWKTVLEEQNIQLIKGLPIPGFERFEFRDPFGNRIEMIQELL; encoded by the coding sequence ATGATTTTGGGATTACACCATGCTCAGATTACCATTCCAAAAGGATATGAAACAGAAGGGAAACATTTTTATTGTAGGATTCTCGGTCTGGTTGAAAAAGAAAAGCCTGCTTCACTAAGGGGACGTGGGGGATTTTGGGTATCGGTTGGAGATCAGGATGTACATGTAGGTACGGAAGATGGAATTGACCGGTTAAAAACAAAAGCTCATTTAGCCTATATAGTCGAGGATTTATCATACTGGAAAACGGTTTTAGAAGAACAAAATATTCAATTAATAAAGGGTTTACCCATACCAGGATTTGAACGATTTGAATTTAGAGACCCATTTGGAAACAGGATTGAAATGATTCAAGAATTATTATGA